A window of the Pseudomonas gozinkensis genome harbors these coding sequences:
- a CDS encoding efflux RND transporter periplasmic adaptor subunit has translation MTMNEPLPHSLPHPQLLLELDALRDKAMAADSLNALAFSMANDLYPLLAFHQALVFARHDSSLELLSVSGLSRPSEDSPYLVWLRRASRWVASQVPEGNPVWVTQDTAVVPDDISEGWGEWWPTGVWCVPLHDRDDRRLGLLLLLLEQEPPVVLRQHLGGLVQTWAYCWSALTRKKHFGRWRLSRRQLLLGLVVLAALLLVPVRQTALAPTEIVSRQAQIISSPIDGVIAQIQVRPNQPVEAGTPLFSLDETTLRSRADVLGKEVAVAEAELLAASQRAFDNPQSKGELTLLNGRAQQRRAELAAVQAQLKRTQVLSPRAGVAVFSDPNDWLGKPVVTGERILQVADPAQPAMQIQLAVADAIALEPGAEVTLFLTAYPLAPLKGKILETSYQARPSDEGVVAYRLLASIEDKPEHARLGLHGTAKLYGGRVMLGYYLLRRPLATLRAWSGW, from the coding sequence ATGACCATGAATGAACCGCTGCCTCACTCCCTCCCCCATCCGCAGCTGCTGCTGGAACTCGATGCCCTGCGTGACAAGGCGATGGCCGCCGATTCGCTGAATGCCCTGGCGTTCAGCATGGCCAACGACCTGTATCCGCTGCTGGCATTTCATCAGGCGCTGGTTTTTGCCCGACACGATTCGTCGCTGGAGCTGCTGAGCGTGTCCGGCCTGTCGCGGCCCAGTGAAGACTCGCCCTATCTGGTCTGGCTGCGACGGGCCAGTCGCTGGGTGGCTTCTCAGGTTCCGGAGGGCAACCCGGTCTGGGTGACGCAGGACACCGCCGTCGTACCTGACGACATCAGCGAAGGCTGGGGCGAATGGTGGCCAACCGGCGTGTGGTGCGTGCCCTTGCATGACCGCGACGACCGGCGTCTGGGCCTGTTGCTGCTGTTGCTCGAACAGGAACCGCCCGTGGTGCTGCGCCAGCACCTCGGCGGGCTGGTGCAGACCTGGGCTTACTGTTGGTCCGCCCTGACCCGAAAAAAACACTTCGGCCGCTGGCGACTCAGTCGCCGGCAACTGTTGCTCGGCCTGGTAGTGCTGGCTGCCCTGCTGCTGGTGCCAGTACGGCAGACCGCGTTGGCGCCGACGGAAATCGTCTCGCGCCAGGCACAGATCATCAGCTCGCCGATTGATGGTGTGATCGCGCAGATTCAGGTGCGCCCCAATCAGCCGGTCGAGGCAGGCACACCGCTGTTTTCACTGGACGAAACCACCCTGCGCAGTCGCGCCGACGTGCTGGGCAAGGAGGTCGCTGTGGCCGAGGCCGAGTTGCTGGCGGCCAGTCAGCGGGCGTTCGACAACCCGCAAAGCAAAGGCGAACTCACCTTGCTCAACGGCCGCGCGCAACAGCGTCGAGCGGAACTCGCGGCCGTGCAGGCTCAACTGAAACGCACCCAGGTACTTTCGCCCCGCGCCGGCGTCGCCGTTTTCAGCGACCCCAACGACTGGCTCGGCAAACCGGTAGTGACCGGTGAGCGCATCCTGCAAGTGGCCGACCCCGCACAGCCGGCCATGCAGATCCAGTTGGCCGTGGCCGACGCGATTGCGCTTGAGCCAGGCGCAGAAGTCACGTTGTTCCTGACGGCGTACCCGCTGGCACCGCTCAAGGGCAAGATCCTTGAAACCAGTTATCAGGCACGCCCCAGCGACGAAGGTGTGGTCGCCTATCGCTTGCTGGCCAGTATTGAGGACAAACCGGAACACGCCCGCCTCGGTTTGCATGGCACCGCCAAACTGTACGGTGGCCGGGTGATGCTCGGTTATTACCTGCTGCGCCGACCGCTGGCGACGCTGCGAGCGTGGAGTGGCTGGTAA
- a CDS encoding efflux RND transporter periplasmic adaptor subunit, which produces MSRPALDSRWLLLMLAVSLGAQAEDAPVESATAIRVLLAAELETTLSSQMNGTLGELKTGFGEHVAKSELLARFNCSEAEARSKVAAAELAMAKQNLEAKKQLRQLNAVGDIEVSMANTEVQKADGARAMGVAQSGYCQVQAPFAGRVAKVYVKPYQTVTAGTPLFDLVSDGALKVRLNVPSNLLKNLKPGLPLQVSIHETGKTYPAHVSAINSRVDAVAQTVELEARLDEKSPDLMAGMSGTARLSPDVQP; this is translated from the coding sequence ATGTCCAGACCCGCCCTTGATTCGCGATGGTTGTTGTTGATGTTGGCGGTCAGCCTGGGCGCTCAGGCCGAGGACGCACCGGTGGAAAGCGCCACGGCGATTCGCGTGTTGCTGGCCGCCGAACTGGAAACCACCTTGTCCAGCCAGATGAACGGGACGCTGGGTGAGCTCAAGACCGGATTCGGCGAACACGTGGCGAAATCCGAGCTGCTGGCGCGCTTCAACTGCAGCGAAGCCGAAGCCCGCAGCAAAGTCGCGGCCGCAGAGCTGGCCATGGCCAAACAGAACCTGGAGGCGAAAAAGCAACTGCGTCAACTCAACGCGGTGGGTGACATCGAGGTGTCGATGGCCAATACCGAAGTGCAAAAGGCCGACGGTGCCCGCGCCATGGGCGTGGCCCAGAGTGGCTACTGCCAGGTGCAGGCGCCGTTTGCCGGGCGTGTGGCCAAGGTCTACGTCAAGCCCTACCAGACCGTAACGGCCGGTACGCCATTGTTCGATCTGGTGAGCGATGGTGCCTTGAAGGTGCGCCTCAACGTGCCCTCCAATCTGCTGAAAAACCTCAAGCCCGGCCTGCCGTTACAAGTGAGCATTCATGAAACCGGCAAGACCTACCCGGCCCATGTCAGTGCGATCAACTCGCGGGTTGATGCGGTGGCGCAGACGGTGGAACTGGAAGCGCGTCTGGATGAAAAGTCCCCCGATCTGATGGCCGGCATGAGTGGCACGGCTCGCCTGAGCCCAGATGTTCAGCCATGA
- a CDS encoding TolC family protein translates to MPKTATRFLGTAIASALLLSACSSLEPKPSTDEENRQRILADQSRMYSGQEPVTAPITFYDAAARALKYNLDYRLKLMESALASDLRDVSSHEMLPRLVASAGYAGRNNDSGGTSIGIEDRQVSLRSSTSEERYRELYGLGLSWSLLDFGVAYYRTQQKSDQILMAEERRRKVAQNVLQDVRNAYWRALGAQRLMPEVDKLLMRTNTALTSAREAENRGLLPRQEILAYQRALLDSIYLLTVRRQDLEFAQAELAALMSLPPGSKMILADGAEPVLPEVRQSMAQLEQLSLEHRPEIMEEWYRKRVNQKDLDIAKAQLWPNVSVDFGYKYDSNKYLYNNDWMGTGLQVSMNLLRLLQLPALNAAEKSQSETDDTRRVALSMAILTQVRVGTLRYQLARQEVAFTEDSLRVDRSLLDYATAARTGALGSELEVIRAEGRYLLSRYQREAAFSSAQAAWGRLYNSVGLDVLPEEIEKHDVKTLAREIQRTLNEQEQQRLLVTQQGMPNVQTRP, encoded by the coding sequence ATGCCTAAAACCGCGACCAGGTTTCTCGGTACTGCCATCGCTTCCGCACTGTTGCTCAGTGCCTGCTCGTCCCTGGAGCCCAAGCCCTCCACCGACGAAGAAAACCGCCAGCGCATTCTGGCCGATCAGTCGCGGATGTACTCGGGACAGGAACCGGTCACCGCGCCCATCACTTTTTACGATGCCGCGGCCCGGGCGCTGAAATACAACCTCGACTATCGCCTCAAACTGATGGAAAGCGCGCTGGCGTCGGACCTGCGCGATGTGTCGAGCCACGAAATGCTCCCCCGGCTGGTGGCTTCGGCCGGGTACGCCGGGCGTAACAACGACTCCGGCGGTACCTCCATCGGCATCGAGGATCGTCAGGTCAGCTTGCGTTCATCGACCTCCGAAGAGCGTTATCGCGAGCTGTATGGCCTGGGCCTGAGCTGGAGCCTGCTGGACTTTGGCGTGGCCTATTACCGGACCCAGCAAAAGTCCGATCAGATCCTGATGGCCGAAGAGCGTCGGCGCAAAGTCGCGCAGAACGTCCTGCAGGACGTGCGCAACGCCTACTGGCGAGCCCTCGGCGCGCAGCGGCTGATGCCTGAAGTGGACAAGTTGCTGATGCGCACCAATACCGCACTGACATCGGCCCGGGAAGCGGAGAACCGTGGGCTGTTGCCGCGCCAGGAAATCCTCGCCTATCAACGCGCGTTGCTCGATTCGATCTATCTGCTGACCGTGCGCCGTCAGGATCTGGAGTTTGCCCAGGCTGAACTGGCGGCGCTGATGTCGCTGCCGCCGGGTTCGAAAATGATCCTCGCCGACGGTGCCGAACCGGTCTTGCCGGAAGTTCGCCAGAGCATGGCGCAGCTTGAGCAGTTGTCCCTCGAGCACCGCCCGGAAATCATGGAAGAGTGGTATCGCAAACGGGTCAACCAGAAAGACCTGGACATCGCCAAGGCGCAGCTGTGGCCGAACGTCAGTGTCGATTTCGGCTACAAGTACGACTCCAACAAATACCTCTACAACAACGACTGGATGGGCACCGGCCTGCAGGTCTCGATGAACCTGCTGCGCCTGCTGCAACTGCCAGCGCTCAATGCGGCCGAGAAATCCCAGAGCGAAACCGATGACACCCGGCGTGTGGCGTTGTCCATGGCGATCCTCACGCAAGTGCGCGTCGGCACCCTGCGCTATCAACTGGCGCGCCAGGAAGTTGCGTTCACCGAGGACAGCCTGCGGGTCGACCGCAGCCTGCTGGACTACGCGACAGCGGCCCGGACCGGTGCGCTGGGTTCGGAGCTGGAAGTGATCCGTGCCGAAGGCCGCTATCTGCTCTCGCGTTATCAACGTGAAGCGGCATTTTCCAGCGCTCAGGCCGCCTGGGGGCGACTGTACAACTCGGTGGGCCTGGACGTGCTGCCCGAAGAAATCGAAAAACATGACGTGAAAACCCTGGCCCGGGAAATCCAGCGCACGTTGAACGAACAGGAGCAGCAACGCCTGCTCGTCACCCAGCAAGGAATGCCGAATGTCCAGACCCGCCCTTGA